The sequence AGAGGTGGAAGCAAATCTCACACCCTCAATACTGTGGAGGGAGCAtgggtttcattttttgagtgaggtattaaagtaaaatatctcaatgttttatattaattacatgttgaaattatatCATCTTAGGTATTTTAGGTTAAAAATACATAGTTCAAATTAATTGGACCTTTTTCGTCTTACTCTTTTAACATGGCAACTATGAATATGTGTtgtaatacatttctgttggCAGCGCTGGTCTAAGGTATGTGGTAGAtatacaaatggagaaaaaactAAGGCCAGGTAGAGTGGATTTTTCTGTTCCGATACCCCCGATGGCCGAAAATGGTTTCCACTAGCCACTGCCAGCCTCTGGGAGTCCTGTGGGGGTTCACTCACCAGCTTTCCTCTGTGTTCCCAGGATTCTATCTATCAGAATTCAGTGGAGACTGTGCACCATGCACACGCGGGATGGATTTCACCAGTCATTCGAATAACCTCTCTTCTTGCCAAGTCTGTTCTAGTTGCCGTCCAGGTAGAGACCCTGTCGACCCCATGCGTACAGTTAGGGTACCGGGTGATGCGATGGGAATTGTATCGAATGGGGAGTCAGCAACCTGATTTCCAGCCCAACTTGGTCTTCACCATCCCCATTTTCATGATATGTCTTAGGTgtataaaatcaaatgaaaacagaaattatttttataatgcatgGCTCACAGTAGGGAAATCTTTTAGACCATTATTTGGAAGCAGGGTGATATTCTGTCCTTTGATTGGGGGACTCTAGTTACAGCACAGACGGTGTGGCCGAGTGGAAAAGTGCTGGTTCGAGTTGGGACATGGCTTAGCCCTATGCTTCGTCCTCTTGGGCAGTGCTCCACTTCCCTCAGCCTTCCCGGCCCAAGGCCCCTCGCAGCCTGTTCAGCAGAGCTAGGTTTTGGGAAGTCGCCCAAGGGTTCCTCTCCACCCAGTGTCTCTCAGATTATACCCCGCCCTACTTAATGACCACATGGGCTAAAAGATATTTCTTCCCCATCTGGATGTAACAAATAATGAATCATGATTCATGCCTCTATTGGTGACAAGTGGCGGGTGGCTATCCTTTGTGTGCAGGAAATGGCCTCCCACATTATTTGGTTAACAGTGAATGGGAATGTGGGTggtgaaaaaggagagagggacacGTGAGGGAAACATATCCCCCAAATGTTATCCTTTGTCTCCAGATGAAGAGGAGATAAGTTCATGCACCCCGACCAAAGACAGTGAGTGTCGATGCAAATCTGGCACGTTCCTCGAAGAAAATTCCCCTGAGTTATGCCAGCGGTGCAGCACTCGGTGAGACATGGGAGACAAAGGGTCCCTCAACAACTCAAGGGAATCACCAGAGAGACGCCCCCACGCCCCTTCATGGCTTCCCTGCACCTTTGGGGTCTTCTGAGCCTACAGTGGCCCCTCCtcggccatctgcatgtcctcacACTGCCTCCTGCAGCGCCCCCTTCCCACACCTCCTCAGCATTTTCCCCTTTGCAGGTTGAGTTTTCCATTTGCACAGTAGGCTGCTTCTTAGGGCCCATGGTACTTCTAGGAGCCCTCAGAAATGGTTGATTGCTTGTTTTGGAAATCTGAAGGAAATAACATGGACCAACCTGGGTCACATCAATCTTTATTCCAATTCAGTcagaaaatgtacttttaaatactTTGTTATTCAGGGAAGGTCCATGCAGAGAAAAGTGCCCACAACCTACAAAGTCAGAACGAGGCTGACCTTGTAGGTCCTTCAAGATTTCCTAATCCCAGGCTGCTATGATCTCAGTGAGATGCATCATTTCCCTAGTTTTCAGATTTAGGGGCCAGTAGTGATTCCCTCTCCCCGGACCTCCAGTTTGGCTGTGATTGGTAGGGACAGTCAACAGGTGGAGGACGAGAGATTCCTTGTATTAAAGGTGGACTAGAGGGTGAGGCTCAGCTTGTGCCCACAGGGCTTCTGACTGTTGGCCTAGAGTGAGGTACGTCCTCCTGGGGGCTCCCCCTGCAGCCCGGGCAGGTCAGTGCAGGCCTCACAGAGAAGGCCCAGCTCCTGTAGAAGGTGCAGCTCTGAACACTTAGCAGGAGCCCTACGGACTAAAGTACCATGCTCAGCTCCTTCTCGACCCCAGCAGGAAGGTCATGCTGTCCACTACACTAGTCACTAGGCCTGAGCGGGAATGGAGCACTTCAAACGGTTTCTCTGGAGATACGTTGTGAGTGAAAACtgcacactggatttcaaaggcaAAGTGAGGGGACCCCTCATGCAGACAAGAATAGATTGTTCTTGCTCCACTCTCCTGTCAGGGGACACTAGGCGGGAGGttgctccctctttctcctcctcttaccTCACAGAACCTCTCCACAACCTCGCTGTGTCTATACCTAGGTGTCCTGATGGCATGGTTGAAGCTGAGCCCTGTACCTCGTGGAGCGACCTCCAGTGTGTCAAACAAGAATCAGGTACCCAGGCCACTGGGGAGGCACCGGTTCCTGGAGAGTCAGTGAGCACAGCCCGGGGCCGCCCAccacttcctttccctcctcaggCCGTTCACAGCCGGTGCTTGGAATTGTACTGGGGACTGTGTGTGCcctggtggtgctgctgctgagtgcATATGCATGTGCATATTGTCACAGGAGGCGCATCCGTCAAGGTGAGGTTGGCGGGATGATGGGGAGGCGCTGCCACTCTCTGCTGCCTCCCTCACTTCCTGCTGTTTCTCAGACAGAAAGGCCCTTCCCTCCATATCTCAAATCCCTGTTGTTCTCTGGCCTGGCTTTACTCTCCTTCCCTGTGACCACCCTCCACCTCCCCCCTCACCTGCACCTCTTCAGGGTTGGGATCATCAGTCGCCCTGTTTCAGGGCTGACAGTCACTTCATCTCCCTGGCCACGTCTGGGAGGGCAGGACCCGTTCTTCAGGGCCCCCAGCAGGGCAGAGAGGTGTCAACTGGATGACAAAAGTCAGGAGGAGAGGGTCAGGTGCGTTTATACAGCTTTGGTCAGAGCAGAACCCAACAGAGATTTAATACAtgttaattttacttctttccccttctctccccctcctgAGAGTGTTCCAGATTTGAACTGTCCCTTCCCTGTCACCAGGCTCCGGGGACTGTTTGTTCAGTGTCTGAGCCCCCAGCCCACGCCCTGTCCCCAGCGCTGTCCTTATGGAGGGAGGTGCTGCTGAGAGGGCCCTCCCCACTGCTAAGACAGACATCCCTTCTCTTCCAGCTTGTGGAGTGGACCCCGAGTGCATGAACACAGTGAGTTGCTTTCTCCAGGACCTGGTGGCATCAGCCCTCAGGAACTGCTTCCTACCCACAGCAAGGCCCTGGGTAGGCATGGTCCCAGTTTGTCCTGTACTGCTGCCCCTGGCTGTCTCAAGTGTCCCGGGGGGCCTGGGCTGACTTTAAGAGGGCAACTGGTCCTTTGGGAGCAGCCCACGGGTCTGGGGGCAAGCCAAGCCCTGTCCTTCCTGCTGCTTGTGACACCCTCACCCATAGCCCTGCACCCAGGGGTGTGAGGGTGTCACACAGGGGTGCTGAACCCCCTTAGCACAGCACCAGGGTTCTGGTGCCAGCAGCAGAGTTCTGGATGCGCTGAGCCCGTGCCAGCCTGAGGAGACAGCCTTGGGAGGGTGTGGGGCAGTAGAACCCACGGTGTCCCCTAAGACCCTGCATGGAACCTGGGTGTGGACTCCTGAGTCAGCTCTTTGCCTTTCCAAGGTCATTTTCCGGCGCTGGTGTCCCCCAAGAGGGCCTGGGGTTCTGGACAATTTCCGCAACGAGATCATCAGCAACAGAAGCTCACTGTCCATGCAGGCCTGTGAGCAGGAACTGGGACACCAGGAGCCTGCAGAGCTGGAATGTGTCCTCATACAGTCCCCGGTGGAAGCCGAGCGTCTGCTGGTGAGTGGGTGACAGCCATGAGGGGCCCTGGCCTTCTGCTTGTCCAGGACTGTGGTAGAAACAGGGGAAGGCCGATGCTGGTCTGGTCCCATCCCCTGGGGACGTGGTGATGGAGGGAGACGAGGAGCTGCAGGGAAAGGGGCTGCATGCAGAGGGAGCCCGCCACCTGATATGTGGACTGTCAGCTCTACGGAATGTTCTGTTTATTGTCTGTAGTGTGTTCACCATATCCCTAGAGCATAGAATAGGCAGCCACAGAGTGAGCTATTCCCATGAAGGTTGAATGATGGCATTAGAGCTACATAACATTCTACTGTGTGATTGTCACATAATGTTAAGCCATTCCTTATAATGTTcagaatttcaaatttatttcaaaattaagttgaatcaatttaaaaataaatatttgtcccCATTTCTGATCATGCTTGTAGATTCACTtcccaaaagaagtaaaatttctt comes from Rhinolophus ferrumequinum isolate MPI-CBG mRhiFer1 chromosome 18, mRhiFer1_v1.p, whole genome shotgun sequence and encodes:
- the LOC117038099 gene encoding tumor necrosis factor receptor superfamily member 10A-like isoform X6 translates to MWCPPGFYLSEFSGDCAPCTRGMDFTSHSNNLSSCQVCSSCRPDEEEISSCTPTKDSECRCKSGTFLEENSPELCQRCSTRCPDGMVEAEPCTSWSDLQCVKQESGRSQPVLGIVLGTVCALVVLLLSAYACAYCHRRRIRQACGVDPECMNTVIFRRWCPPRGPGVLDNFRNEIISNRSSLSMQACEQELGHQEPAELECVLIQSPVEAERLLLLENYKQVFLAHFIFLWA
- the LOC117038099 gene encoding tumor necrosis factor receptor superfamily member 10A-like isoform X4; the protein is MWCPPGFYLSEFSGDCAPCTRGMDFTSHSNNLSSCQVCSSCRPDEEEISSCTPTKDSECRCKSGTFLEENSPELCQRCSTRCPDGMVEAEPCTSWSDLQCVKQESGRSQPVLGIVLGTVCALVVLLLSAYACAYCHRRRIRQACGVDPECMNTVSCFLQDLVASALRNCFLPTARPWVIFRRWCPPRGPGVLDNFRNEIISNRSSLSMQACEQELGHQEPAELECVLIQSPVEAERLLVSG
- the LOC117038099 gene encoding tumor necrosis factor receptor superfamily member 10A-like isoform X5, which produces MWCPPGFYLSEFSGDCAPCTRGMDFTSHSNNLSSCQVCSSCRPDEEEISSCTPTKDSECRCKSGTFLEENSPELCQRCSTRCPDGMVEAEPCTSWSDLQCVKQESGRSQPVLGIVLGTVCALVVLLLSAYACAYCHRRRIRQACGVDPECMNTVSCFLQDLVASALRNCFLPTARPWVIFRRWCPPRGPGVLDNFRNEIISNRSSLSMQACEQELGHQEPAELECVLIQSPVEAERLLA
- the LOC117038099 gene encoding tumor necrosis factor receptor superfamily member 10A-like isoform X1, which produces MWCPPGFYLSEFSGDCAPCTRGMDFTSHSNNLSSCQVCSSCRPDEEEISSCTPTKDSECRCKSGTFLEENSPELCQRCSTRCPDGMVEAEPCTSWSDLQCVKQESGRSQPVLGIVLGTVCALVVLLLSAYACAYCHRRRIRQACGVDPECMNTVSCFLQDLVASALRNCFLPTARPWVIFRRWCPPRGPGVLDNFRNEIISNRSSLSMQACEQELGHQEPAELECVLIQSPVEAERLLLLENYKQVFLAHFIFLWA
- the LOC117038099 gene encoding tumor necrosis factor receptor superfamily member 10A-like isoform X2, which produces MWCPPGFYLSEFSGDCAPCTRGMDFTSHSNNLSSCQVCSSCRPDEEEISSCTPTKDSECRCKSGTFLEENSPELCQRCSTRCPDGMVEAEPCTSWSDLQCVKQESGRSQPVLGIVLGTVCALVVLLLSAYACAYCHRRRIRQGLTVTSSPWPRLGGQDPFFRAPSRAERCQLDDKSQEERVRCVYTALVRAEPNRDLIHVNFTSFPFSPPPESVPDLNCPFPVTRLRGLFVQCLSPQPTPCPQRCPYGGRCC
- the LOC117038099 gene encoding tumor necrosis factor receptor superfamily member 10A-like isoform X3 → MWCPPGFYLSEFSGDCAPCTRGMDFTSHSNNLSSCQVCSSCRPDEEEISSCTPTKDSECRCKSGTFLEENSPELCQRCSTRCPDGMVEAEPCTSWSDLQCVKQESGRSQPVLGIVLGTVCALVVLLLSAYACAYCHRRRIRQGLTVTSSPWPRLGGQDPFFRAPSRAERCQLDDKSQEERVSLWSGPRVHEHSELLSPGPGGISPQELLPTHSKALGHFPALVSPKRAWGSGQFPQRDHQQQKLTVHAGL